A single genomic interval of Caretta caretta isolate rCarCar2 chromosome 23, rCarCar1.hap1, whole genome shotgun sequence harbors:
- the FLNA gene encoding LOW QUALITY PROTEIN: filamin-A (The sequence of the model RefSeq protein was modified relative to this genomic sequence to represent the inferred CDS: deleted 1 base in 1 codon) — MQLCAPPRLIMSGSQARLPQAGAAAGEAAAGGEMPATEKDLAEDAPWKKIQQNTFTRWCNEHLKCVHKRIANLQADLADGLRLIALLEVLSQKKLGRKYNQRPTFRQMQLENVSVALEFLERENIKLVSIDSKAIVDGNLKLILGLIWTLILHYSISMPMWDEEDDEETKKQTPKQRLLGWIQNKLPELPITNFSKDWQSGRALGALVDSCAPGLCPDWDSWDASKPVNNAREAMQQADDWLGIPQVITPEEIVDPNVDEHSVMTYLSQFPKAKLKPGAPLRPKLNPKKARAYGPGIEPTGNMVKRKAEFTVETISAGQGDVLVYVEDPAGHREEAKVVANNDKNRTFSVSYVPKVTGVHKVTVLFAGQHIAKSPFEVTVGKSLGDAGRVTAQGPGLEPTGNIANKVTSFEVFTAGAGAGEVEVTVVDPSGRRGTVEQQLEDKADSTYRCTYRPGAEGTYSVHVTFGGTPIPRSPYTVAVGQACNPSACRATGRGLQPKGLRVKEPADFKVYTKGAGSGELKVTVKGPKGPESVKQKDLGDGVFAFEYFPTLPGNYTVTVTWGGQQVPRSPFEVKVGPECGSQKVRAWGPGLEGGVVGKSADFVVEAIGDDVGTLGFSVEGPSQARIECDDRGDGSCDVRYWPQEPGDYAVHVLCNGDDIRHSPFMAEIRPAPRDLHPEKVKAHGPGLEKTGVAINKPAEFMVDAKNGGKAPLKVQVQDAGGAPVDVAVKDNGNGTYSCSYVPKKPVKHTAMVSWGGVNIPNSPYRVNVGAGSHPHKVKVYGPGVAKTGLKAHEPTYFTVDCAEAGQGDVSIGIKCAPGVVGPAEADIDFDIIRNDNDTFTVRYTPRGPGTYTIMVLFADQATPTSPIRIKVDPSHDVSKVKAEGPGLNRTGVELGKPTHFTVNAKAGGRAPLDVQFTGPAKGEAVRDSEVIDNHDGTHTVKYTPVQQGNLGVAVTYGGDHIPKSPFSVGVAPSLDLSKIKITGLADKVEAGKDQEFTVKSKGAGGQGKVAAKITGPAGKSVPCKVEPGLSPDNNVVKFIPREEGPYEVQVTYDGAPVPGSPFPVEAVPPTNPSKVKAYGPGLQGGQAGSPAPFTIDTKGAGTGGLGLTVEGPCEAKIECLDNGDGTCSVSYLPTEPGDYNINILFAGAHVPGSPFRAAVQPRFDPSKVTCSGPGLERATAGQTGQFHVDCSRAGSAELTIEIISEGGAQAEVRVQDNGDGTYTIAYTPLCSGTYTITIKYGGQPVPHFPSKLQVEPALDTSGVKVYGPGVEGEGVFREATTEFSVDARALGAAGGPHVKTRVSNPSGNLTEAFVQDRGDGTYHVEYTPYEEGVHSVDVTYDGSPVPNSPFRVPVTEGCDPTRVRVHGPGLQSGTTNQPNRFTVETRGAGTGGLGLAVEGPSEAKMSCTDNKDGSCSVEYIPYEPGTYSLNVTYGGHQVPGSPFQVPVHDVVDSSKVLCSGPGLTPGVVRASVPQTFSVDASHAGVAPLQVKVQGPKGVVEPVEVVDNADGTQTVSYMPSREGPYSIAVHYGDQEVPRSPFKVKVLPTHDASKVKASGPGLNTTGVPASLPVEFTIDAKDAGEGLLAVQITDPEGKPKKATIRDNQDGTYTVSYVPDTTGRYTILIKYGGDEIPYSPYRIRALPAGDASKCTVTVSIGGHGLGAGIGPTIQIGEETVITVDTKAAGKGKVTCTVCTPDGSEVDVDVVENEDGTFDIFYTAPQPGKYVICVRFGGEHIPNSPFQVLATDRPLMGVNGLDVAGLRPFDLVIPFTIKKGEITGEVRMPSGKVAKPDITDNKDGTVTVRYAPTEAGLHEMDIRCDSLHIPGSPLQFYVDYVNSGHVTAYGPGLIHGVVNKPATFTVNTKDAGEGGLSLAVEGPSKAEISCTDNQDGTCSVSYLPMLPGDYSIVVKYNEKHIAGSPFTARITGDDTLRMSQLKVGSSADIPLDIAETDLSQLTATVTPPSGREEPCQLKRLRNGHVGISFVPKEVGEHLVNIKRNGQHVPNSPITVTISQSEIGDASRVRVSGPGLSEGRTFEPAEFLIDTRDAGYGGLSLSIEGPSKVDINTEDLEDGTCRVTYCPTEPGNYIISIKFADQHVPGSPFSVKVTGEGRVKESITRRRRAPPVANVGSACDLSLKIPEISLADVTAQVTGPSGQGLAAEVLEAENGTYCVRFVPAETGVHSVSVKYKGQHVPGSPFQFTVGPLGEGGAHKVRAGGPGLERAEAGVPAEFSIWTREAGAGGLAVAVEGPSKAEIAFEDRKDGSCGVAYVVQEPGDYEVSVKFNEEHVPESPFVVPATAPCHDARRLTVTSLQESGLKANQPASFAVSLNGAKGALDAKVHSPSGALEECHVTEIDEDKYAVRFIPRENGVYSIDVKFNGSHIPGSPFKIRVGEPGQAGDPGLVSAYGTGLEGGTTGSPAEFVVNTTNAGPGALAVTIDGPSKVQMDCQECAEGYKVTYTPMVPGSYLISIKYGGPYHIAGSPFKAKITGSRLVSSHSLHETSSVFVDSAGRAEVAVLQGVPPKFTSDASKVVAKGLGLSKGFVGQKNSFTVDCSKAGNSMLLVGVHGPRTPCEEIVVKHLGNRLYTVSYLLKDKGDYVLVVKWGDQHVPNSPFHVSVP; from the exons ATGCAG ctctgcgcCCCGCCCCGCCTTATAATGAGCGGCTCCCAGGCGCGGCTGCCCCAGGCCGGCGCGGCGGCGGGCGAGGCGGCGGCGGGCGGCGAGATGCCGGCCACGGAGAAGGACCTGGCGGAGGACGCGCCCTGGAAGAAGATCCAGCAGAATACCTTCACCCGCTGGTGCAACGAGCACCTCAAATGCGTCCACAAGCGCATCGCCAACCTGCAGGCGGACCTGGCCGACGGGCTGCGGCTCATCGCGCTGCTCGAGGTGCTGAGCCAGAAGAAGCTGGGGCGCAAATACAACCAGCGCCCCACGTTCCGGCAGATGCAGCTGGAGAACGTGTCGGTGGCGCTGGAGTTCCTGGAGCGCGAGAACATCAAGCTGGTGTCCATCG ACAGCAAGGCCATCGTGGACGGGAACCTGAAGCTGATCCTGGGCCTGATCTGGACACTGATCCTGCACTATTCCATCTCCATGCCCATGTGGGACGAGGAGGATGATGAGGAGACCAAGAAGCAGACGCCGAAGCAGCGGCTGCTGGGCTGGATCCAGAACAAGCTGCCCGAGCTGCCCATCACCAACTTCAGCAAGGACTGGCAGAGCGGGCGGGCGCTGGGGGCCCTAGTGGACAGCTGTGCCCCGG gtcTCTGCCCCGACTGGGACTCGTGGGACGCCAGCAAACCCGTCAACAACGCCCGCGAGGCCATGCAGCAGGCCGACGACTGGCTGGGCATCCCCCAG GTCATCACCCCGGAGGAGATCGTGGACCCCAATGTGGACGAGCACTCGGTCATGACCTACCTGTCCCAGTTCCCGAAGGCCAAGCTCAAGCCGGGTGCCCCCCTGCGCCCCAAGCTGAACCCCAAGAAGGCACGAGCCTATGGCCCTG GTATTGAGCCCACAGGGAACATGGTGAAGAGAAAGGCCGAGTTCACCGTGGAGACCATCAGTGCCGGCCAGGGCGACGTCCTGGTCTACGTGGAGGACCCAGCTGGGCACAGAGaagag GCCAAGGTCGTCGCGAACAACGACAAGAACCGAACTTTCTCCGTCTCGTATGTTCCCAAAGTGACGGGGGTCCACAAG GTGACGGTGCTGTTCGCCGGGCAGCACATTGCCAAGAGCCCGTTCGAGGTGACGGTGGGGAAGTCGCTGGGCGACGCCGGGCGGGTGACGGCCCAGGGGCCCGGCCTGGAGCCCACCGGCAACATTGCCAACAAGGTCACCTCCTTCGAGGTCTTCACGGCCG gcgCGGGGGCGGGCGAGGTGGAGGTGACGGTGGTGGACCCCAGTGGGCGCAGGGGCACGgtggagcagcagctggaggacaAGGCCGACAGCACCTACCGATGCACCTACCGCCCGGGCGCCGAGGGCACCTACAGCGTCCACGTGACCTTCGGGGGCACGCCCATCCCCCGCAGCCCCTACACCGTCGCCGTGGGGCAGG cttgTAACCCCAGTGCCTGCCGGGCCACGGGgcgggggctgcagcccaagggGCTCCGGGTGAAGGAGCCGGCGGATTTCAAGGTCTACACAAAAGGCGCCGGCAGCGGAGAGCTCAAGGTCACGGTCAAGGGCCCAA AGGGGCCGGAGAGCGTGAAGCAGAAGGATCTGGGCGACGGGGTTTTTGCCTTCGAGTATTTCCCCACCCTGCCCGGGAACTACACCGTCACCGTCAcctggggggggcagcaggtgcCACGCAG cccattCGAGGTGAAGGTCGGCCCCGAGTGCGGCAGCCAGAAGGTCCGGGCCTGGGGGCCGGGGCTGGAGGGCGGCGTGGTCGGCAAGTCGGCCGACTTCGTGGTGGAGGCCATCGGGGACGACGTGGGCACGCTGG GGTTCTCGGTGGAGGGCCCGTCCCAGGCCAGGATCGAGTGCGACGACCGGGGCGACGGCTCGTGTGACGTGCGCTACTGGCCCCAGGAGCCGGGGGACTACGCCGTGCACGTTCTCTGCAACGGGGACGACATTCGCCACAGCCCCTTCATGGCCGAGatccgccccgccccgcgcgaCCTGCACCCCGAGAAG GTGAAGGCCCACGGGCCTGGGCTGGAGAAAACCGGGGTCGCCATCAACAAACCAGCCGAGTTCATGGTGGACGCCAAGAACGGCGGGAAGGCCCCTCTCAAGGTCCAGGTGCAG gatGCGGGGGGCGCCCCGGTGGACGTGGCGGTGAAGGACAATGGCAACGGCACCTACAGCTGCTCCTACGTGCCCAAGAAGCCGGTGAAGCACACGGCCATGGTGTCCTGGGGGGGCGTCAACATCCCCAACAGCCCCTACCGT gTGAACGTGGGGGCCGGCAGCCACCCCCACAAGGTGAAGGTGTACGGCCCCGGTGTGGCCaagactgggctcaaggcccacGAACCCACCTACTTCACCGTGGACTGTGCTGAGGCCGGGCAGG gtgacGTGAGCATCGGGATCAAGTGCGCCCCGGGCGTGGTGGGGCCGGCCGAGGCCGACATCGACTTCGATATCATCCGCAACGACAATGACACGTTCACCGTGCGGTACACGCCCCGTGGGCCTGGCACCTACACCATCATGGTGCTCTTCGCCGACCAG GCCACCCCCACCAGCCCCATCCGCATCAAGGTGGACCCATCCCATGACGTCAGCAAGGTCAAGGCCGAAGGGCCTGGGCTGAACCGGACTG GCGTGGAACTGGGCAAGCCCACTCACTTCACGGTGAACGCCAAGGCGGGGGGCCGGGCGCCCCTGGACGTGCAGTTCACCGGCCCGGCCAAGGGCGAGGCGGTGCGGGACTCGGAGGTGATCGACAACCACGACGGGACCCACACGGTGAAATACACCCCTGTGCAGCAG GGTAACCTGGGTGTGGCTGTGACCTACGGCGGAGACCACATCCCCAAAAGCCCCTTCAGCGTGGGCGTGGCCCCCAGCCTGGACCTCAGCAAGATCAAGATCACTGGCCTGGCTGACA AAGTTGAGGCGGGCAAGGACCAGGAGTTCACAGTCAAGTCCAAGGGGGCCGGCGGGCAGGGCAAGGTGGCCGCCAAGATCACGGGGCCGGCGGGCAAGTCGGTCCCGTGCAAAGTGGAGCCGGGCCTGAGCCCCGACAACAACGTGGTGAAATTCATCCCCCGTGAGGAGGGGCCCTACGAGGTGCAGGTGACCTATGATGGAGCCCCCGTGCCCGGCAGTCCCTTCCCCGTGGAGGCCGTGCCCCCCACCAACCCCTCCAAG gtgAAGGCCTACGGGCCAGGGCTGCAGGGCGGACAGGCCGGCTCGCCTGCCCCGTTCACCATTGACACGAAGGGGGCCGGCACGGGGGGCCTGGGGCTGACCGTGGAGGGTCCCTGTGAGGCCAAGATCGAGTGCCTGGACAACGGAGACGGCACCTGCTCCGTCTCCTACCTGCCGACGGAGCCCGGCGACTACAACATCAACATCCTGTTCGCGGGCGCCCACGTGCCCGGCTCGCCCTTCCGGGCGGCCGTCCAGCCCCGCTTTGACCCCTCCAAGGTGACCTGCTCGGGGCCGGGGCTGGAGCGGGCCACGGCCGGCCAGACGGGCCAGTTCCACGTGGACTGCTCGCGGGCCGGCAGCGCCGAGCTCACCATCGAGATCATCTCGGAGGGCGGGGCACAAGCCGAAGTGCGGGTACAGGACAACGGCGACGGGACCTACACCATCGCCTACACCCCGCTCTGCTCCGGCACCTACACCATCACCATCAAGTACGGAGGGCAGCCCgtgccccacttccccagcaaGCTGCAGGTGGAGCCGGCCCTCGACACCTCCGGGGTCAAGGTCTACGGGCCTGGCGTGGAGGGCGAAG GCGTGTTCCGGGAGGCCACGACCGAGTTCAGTGTTGACGCCCGGGCACTGGGCGCGGCCGGTGGGCCCCACGTGAAGACCCGGGTGTCCAACCCCTCGGGGAACCTGACCGAGGCCTTTGTGCAGGATCGCGGCGACGGCACGTACCATGTGGAGTACACCCCCTACGAGGAGG GTGTCCACTCTGTCGACGTGACCTACGACGGGAGCCCTGTGCCCAACAGCCCCTTCCGGGTGCCGGTCACCGAGGGCTGCGACCCCACCCGGGTCCGGGTGCACGGGCCAGGCCTGCAGAGCGGCACCACCAACCAGCCCAATCGCTTCACCGTGGAGACCAG GGGTGCTGGCACCGGGGGCCTGGGCCTGGCTGTGGAGGGCCCCTCCGAAGCCAAGATGTCCTGCACCGATAACAAGGACGGCAGCTGCTCGGTGGAATACATCCCCTACGAACCCGGCACGTACAGCCTGAACGTCACCTACGGCGGGCACCAGGTGCCAG GGAGCCCCTTCCAGGTGCCGGTGCACGACGTGGTGGACTCGTCCAAGGTACTGTGCTCAGGACCAGGGCTGACGCCGGGCGTCGTGCGGGCCAGCGTGCCCCAGACCTTCTCCGTTGACGCCAGCCATGCGGGTGTGGCCCCCCTGCAGGTCAAGGTGCAGGGCCCCAAAG GTGTGGTGGAGCCGGTGGAGGTGGTGGACAACGCTGACGGCACCCAGACCGTGAGCTACATGCCCAGCCGGGAGGGGCCTTACAGCATCGCCGTCCATTACGGAGACCAGGAAGTGCCACGCAG ccccTTCAAGGTGAAGGTTCTACCCACGCACGATGCCAGCAAGGTGAAGGCCAGCGGCCCCGGGCTCAACACCACCGGGGTCCCCGCCAGCCTGCCCGTGGAGTTCACCATTGACGCCAAGGACGCCGGCGAGGGGCTGCTGGCCGTGCAGATCACG GACCCTGAGGGGAAGCCCAAGAAGGCCACGATCCGGGACAACCAGGACGGCACCTACACGGTCTCCTACGTGCCGGACACGACGGGCCGCTACACCATCCTCATCAAATACGGCGGGGACGAGATCCCCTACTCGCCCTACCGCATCCGCGCCCTGCCCGCCGGCGATGCCAGCAAGTGCACGGTCACCG TGTCGATCGGAGGTCACGGGCTAG gtgcTGGGATCGGCCCCACCATCCAGATTGGGGAGGAGACCGTGATCACGGTGGACACCAAGGCAGCAGGCAAAGGGAAGGTGACCTGTACGGTCTGCACGCCCGATGGCTCCGAGGTGGACGTGGACGTGGTGGAGAACGAGGATGGCACCTTCGACATCTTCTACAcggccccccagcccgggaaataCGTCATCTGTGTCCGCTTCGGGGGGGAGCACATCCCCAACAGCCCCTTCCAGGTCCTG GCCACGGACCGTCCCCTGATGGGAGTCAACGGCCTGGATGTGGCCGGGCTGCGGCCGTTTGACCTGGTCATTCCGTTCACCATCAAGAAGGGGGAGATCACGG GCGAGGTCCGGATGCCCTCGGGGAAGGTGGCCAAGCCAGATATCACGGACAACAAGGACGGGACGGTGACGGTGAGATACGCGCCCACTGAGGCCGGGCTGCACGAGATGGACATCCGCTGTGACAGCCTGCACATCCCAG GGAGCCCCCTGCAGTTCTACGTGGACTACGTCAACAGTGGGCACGTCACAGCCTACGGCCCGGGGCTGATCCACGGCGTGGTCAACAAGCCGGCCACTTTCACAGTCAACACCAAGGACGCCGGCGAAG GAGGGCTGTCCCTGGCGGTCGAGGGCCCCTCCAAGGCCGAGATCAGCTGCACCGACAATCAGGACGGCACCTGCAGCGTCTCCTACCTGCCCATGCTGCCCGGCGACTACAGCATCGTGGTGAAATACAACGAGAAGCACATCGCAGGCAGCCCCTTCACTGCCCGCATCACCG gtGACGACACGCTGCGAATGTCCCAGCTGAAGGTCGGCTCTTCGGCTGACATCCCCCTGGACATCGCGGAGACTGATCTGAGCCAGCTGACGGCGACCGTCACCCCCCCGTCAGGGCGCGAGGAGCCCTGCCAGCTCAAGCGGCTGCGCAACGGCCATGTAG GCATCTCGTTCGTGCCCAAGGAGGTGGGCGAGCACCTGGTGAATATCAAGCGGAACGGGCAGCATGTCCCCAACAGCCCCATCACGGTGACCATCAGCCAGTCGGAGATCGGTGACGCCAGCCGGGTCCGCGTCTCGGGGCCCGGCCTCAGCGAGGGGCGCACCTTCGAGCCAGCAGAGTTCCTCATCGACACCCGGGACGCAG gctATGGCGGGCTCAGCCTGTCCATCGAGGGCCCCAGCAAGGTGGACATAAACACGGAAGACCTGGAGGATGGGACCTGCCGCGTCACCTACTGCCCCACGGAGCCCGGCAACTACATCATCTCCATCAAATTCGCTGACCAGCATGTGCCAG GGAGCCCCTTCTCAGTGAAGGTGACGGGCGAGGGGCGGGTGAAGGAGAGCATCACCCGGCGGCGCCGCGCCCCCCCCGTGGCCAACGTGGGCAGCGCCTGTGACCTGAGCCTCAAGATcccag agatcaGCCTGGCGGACGTGACGGCCCAGGTGACGGGCCcctcggggcaggggctggcggcCGAGGTGCTGGAGGCGGAGAACGGCACCTACTGCGTCCGCTTCGTGCCCGCCGAGACCGGCGTCCACTCGGTCAGCGTCAAGTACAAGGGCCAGCACGTCCCCGGCAGCCCCTTCCAGTTCACCGTGGGGCCGCTGGGCGAGGGCGGGGCCCACAAGGTGCGGGCG GGGGGCCCCGGCCTGGAGCGGGCGGAGGCCGGCGTGCCAG CCGAGTTCAGCATCTGGACGCGGGAGGCGGGGGCCGGGGGTCTGGCCGTCGCCGTCGAGGGGCCCAGCAAGGCCGAGATCGCCTTCGAGGACCGGAAGGACGGGTCCTGCGGCGTGGCCTACGTCGTCCAGGAGCCCG gggaCTACGAGGTGTCGGTGAAGTTCAACGAGGAGCACGTCCCCGAAAGCCCCTTCGTGGTGCCCGCGACGGCCCCCTGCCATGACGCCCGGCGCTTGACTGTTACCAGCCTTCAG GAGTCAGGGCTCAAGGCCAACCAGCCAGCTTCCTTTGCAGTCAGCCTGAACGGCGCCAAGGGGGCACTGGATGCCAAGGTGCACAGCCCCTCGGGCGCGCTGGAGGAATGTCACGTCACCGAGATCGACGAAG ataAATACGCCGTGCGCTTCATCCCGCGGGAGAACGGTGTCTACTCCATCGACGTCAAGTTCAACGGCTCCCACATCCCCGGCAGCCCCTTCAAGATCCGCGTCGGGGAGCCGGGCCAGGCCGGCGACCCAGGCCTGGTGTCTGCCTATGGCACTGGCCTGGAGGGTGGCACCACAG GCAGCCCGGCAGAGTTTGTGGTGAACACGACCAACGCGGGCCCCGGGGCGCTGGCCGTGACCATCGACGGCCCCTCCAAGGTGCAGATGGACTGCCAGGAGTGCGCCGAGGGCTACAAAGTGACCTACACACCCATGGTGCCCGGCAGCTACCTGATCTCTATCAAGTACGGTGGCCCCTACCACATCGCTGGCAGCCCCTTCAAGGCCAAGATCACAG GCTCTCGCCTGGTGAGCAGCCACAGCCTGCACGAGACATCCTCTGTCTTCGTGGACTCGGCCGGGCGGGCAGAGGTGGCCGTGCTGCAGGGGGTGCCCCCCAAGTTCACTTCGGACGCCAGCAAGGTGGTGGccaaggggctggggctgagcaaaGGCTTCGTGGGCCAGAAGAACTCCTTCACGGTGGACTGCAGTAAAGCAG GGAACAGCATGCTGCTGGTGGGGGTGCACGGCCCCCGCACGCCGTGCGAGGAGATCGTGGTGAAGCACCTGGGGAACCGTCTCTACACCGTCTCCTACCTGCTGAAGGACAAGGGCGACTACGTCCTGGTGGTGAAATGGGGCGACCAGCACGTCCCCAACAGCCCCTTCCACGTCTCCGTGCCGTAG